A window from Candidatus Zixiibacteriota bacterium encodes these proteins:
- the fliP gene encoding flagellar type III secretion system pore protein FliP (The bacterial flagellar biogenesis protein FliP forms a type III secretion system (T3SS)-type pore required for flagellar assembly.) produces MNKKLRIILTGLAALLMAANIATAQTLPKVSVQVGESTDPGDLSTTLKIVILMTVLALAPSLLIMVTSFTRITVVLSFLRHAMGANQMPPNQLLIGLSLILTFFIMAPAANRAYTEGIKPYTEKQISGEEAYVKTLAPFREFMLAQTREQDLALFVDIAGLSAPNNSDDIPIHVLVPAFVISELRTAFQIAFVIFIPFLVIDMVVASVLMSMGMLMLPPVIVSLPFKILLFVLVDGWYLLVKSLVESFHV; encoded by the coding sequence ATGAACAAGAAGCTGCGGATCATTCTAACTGGTCTCGCTGCCCTTCTGATGGCGGCGAATATCGCCACGGCCCAGACCTTGCCCAAGGTCTCAGTCCAAGTGGGGGAGTCTACCGATCCCGGCGACCTCTCCACTACGCTTAAGATCGTCATCCTGATGACCGTCCTGGCCCTGGCGCCGTCGCTGCTCATCATGGTGACATCGTTCACGCGCATAACCGTGGTGCTGTCGTTTTTGCGCCATGCCATGGGTGCGAACCAGATGCCGCCCAACCAACTGTTGATTGGGTTGTCGCTCATTCTGACGTTTTTCATCATGGCGCCCGCGGCCAACCGCGCGTACACCGAAGGAATCAAACCGTACACCGAGAAACAGATCTCCGGCGAGGAAGCTTACGTCAAAACCCTCGCGCCGTTTCGCGAGTTCATGCTGGCGCAAACCCGCGAGCAGGACTTGGCGCTGTTTGTCGATATAGCCGGGCTGAGTGCGCCCAACAATTCGGATGATATTCCGATACACGTGCTGGTTCCGGCCTTTGTCATCTCCGAACTGCGCACCGCCTTTCAAATCGCTTTCGTGATCTTCATTCCCTTCCTGGTCATCGATATGGTGGTCGCCTCAGTGCTGATGTCGATGGGTATGCTGATGCTGCCGCCGGTGATTGTCTCGCTGCCGTTTAAGATACTGCTC
- a CDS encoding flagellar biosynthetic protein FliO yields MIEVDPARADRVLDVDALASQSKPEGASADGSGVTPKDGEDLSPKPSVAAAVTKMISALALVIVAVYGGLYLLRRMMGRRYGGAHGINTLEVLQTTYVGQHKAISLVKVGKRSVLVGVTDNQISTLTELDAEETDEILGESAPANTNESFSRVFTSAAEKLKMLRLKKKQAALET; encoded by the coding sequence ATGATCGAAGTTGATCCCGCACGGGCCGATCGTGTGCTGGACGTCGACGCATTAGCCTCACAAAGTAAGCCGGAGGGAGCGTCGGCAGACGGGTCAGGTGTCACCCCAAAGGACGGCGAGGATTTGTCGCCAAAACCAAGTGTTGCCGCCGCCGTGACCAAGATGATAAGCGCTTTGGCGCTCGTGATTGTCGCTGTCTATGGCGGCCTGTATCTCCTGCGCAGAATGATGGGCCGCCGCTATGGCGGAGCGCACGGGATAAACACCCTGGAGGTACTCCAGACTACGTACGTGGGCCAGCACAAGGCAATTTCGCTGGTGAAAGTCGGCAAGCGCTCGGTGCTGGTTGGTGTGACTGACAATCAGATCTCGACGCTTACTGAACTTGATGCTGAGGAAACGGACGAAATCCTCGGCGAAAGCGCGCCGGCCAACACAAACGAGAGCTTCTCCCGAGTGTTCACCAGTGCCGCAGAAAAGCTGAAAATGCTCCGCCTGAAGAAGAAGCAGGCCGCGTTGGAAACGTAA
- the fliN gene encoding flagellar motor switch protein FliN, which yields MTDEQEKDFAAQSDNPNDSGSPDYPANAERAGGSDVGVAVSPSSEESRPVTNDGDASEADAEAAMLEMLEDLPQENSRPKADEINFSSTSASKAEFQQLQQPVTPPESRNIELLMDVDLPISIELGRTKLSIADILALGPGSVVELNKLAGEPVDLLVNQKVVARGEVVVVDENFGLRITQLMTPEERLRALAEE from the coding sequence ATGACTGACGAACAGGAAAAGGATTTCGCTGCCCAGTCTGACAATCCGAACGATTCAGGCAGCCCGGATTATCCGGCAAACGCCGAGAGAGCGGGTGGATCCGATGTGGGTGTCGCGGTCTCGCCAAGTTCCGAAGAATCGCGGCCGGTCACTAATGACGGCGATGCTTCCGAGGCGGACGCCGAGGCAGCCATGCTCGAGATGCTCGAGGATTTGCCTCAGGAGAATTCGCGCCCGAAGGCTGATGAGATCAACTTCAGCTCGACCTCGGCCTCCAAAGCCGAGTTCCAGCAGTTGCAGCAGCCGGTTACGCCGCCTGAGTCGCGCAATATCGAGCTGCTCATGGACGTGGACCTGCCTATTTCAATCGAGCTCGGCCGCACCAAACTCTCGATTGCCGACATCCTGGCGCTCGGACCCGGCTCGGTGGTAGAGTTGAACAAGCTGGCGGGCGAGCCGGTCGATCTGCTGGTCAATCAGAAAGTGGTCGCACGCGGCGAAGTGGTCGTGGTTGACGAGAATTTCGGGCTGCGCATCACCCAGTTGATGACCCCCGAGGAAAGGCTGCGCGCCCTTGCCGAAGAATAG
- the fliM gene encoding flagellar motor switch protein FliM codes for MAKILSQDEIDALLTTVSAGESHGPEAGQFQDEKLRSIVAYDFKHPNRVSKDQIRTLENMHDNFAGHFGSALSSILRTIVDVDLVSVDQITYSEFIMSLVTPSCTYTFAAPPLDGVCLVDFNPTLTFSVIDRIFGGHGKIMETERELTSIERSVMANLVQRMYLELRKSWVNLVPIEIDQKSFETNPQFIQIVPPGETVVVISFQIKLFQATGLLTICYPYVSLEPIITRLSAQNWIDATKKKNLEQDRSTNVHNVKKVPAQVSAVLLRSKLKMRDFLQLELGDIVPSEKKIDEAIEITVNQRRKFIARPGLAGKKRAFQVIAVRDNIAEEMRND; via the coding sequence GTGGCTAAGATTCTATCACAGGATGAAATAGACGCGCTATTGACGACGGTCTCGGCCGGGGAGAGCCACGGCCCCGAGGCGGGTCAGTTCCAGGATGAAAAACTTCGTTCGATTGTCGCCTACGACTTCAAGCACCCCAACCGGGTCTCCAAAGACCAGATTCGGACGCTTGAAAACATGCACGACAACTTTGCCGGGCATTTCGGCTCGGCGCTCTCCAGCATCCTGCGTACGATTGTCGATGTCGATCTGGTGTCTGTCGACCAGATCACATATTCCGAGTTCATCATGTCCTTAGTGACGCCCTCGTGCACGTACACTTTTGCGGCGCCGCCCCTCGACGGTGTATGTCTGGTGGACTTTAATCCCACCCTGACGTTCTCGGTGATCGATCGCATTTTCGGCGGCCATGGCAAAATAATGGAGACGGAGCGAGAGCTGACTTCGATTGAGCGTTCGGTCATGGCCAACTTAGTGCAGAGGATGTATCTCGAACTGCGCAAGTCCTGGGTCAATTTGGTTCCTATCGAGATTGATCAGAAGAGCTTTGAAACCAACCCTCAGTTCATCCAGATCGTTCCGCCCGGTGAGACGGTAGTGGTGATTTCATTCCAGATCAAGCTGTTCCAGGCGACCGGCCTGCTCACGATCTGCTATCCGTATGTTTCACTCGAACCGATTATCACGCGTTTGTCGGCCCAGAACTGGATCGACGCCACGAAGAAGAAGAATCTGGAGCAGGATCGAAGCACCAACGTGCACAATGTCAAGAAAGTCCCGGCGCAGGTAAGTGCCGTGCTTCTGAGATCGAAACTCAAGATGCGCGACTTCCTGCAGCTTGAACTGGGTGACATCGTGCCCTCAGAGAAGAAAATTGACGAAGCCATCGAAATCACCGTGAACCAGCGACGCAAGTTTATAGCCCGACCCGGTCTGGCCGGGAAAAAGCGCGCTTTCCAGGTCATCGCGGTGCGCGACAATATCGCCGAGGAGATGAGAAATGACTGA
- a CDS encoding flagellar basal body-associated FliL family protein codes for MPPEDEKTTIAGKEGASKETAPKKGKGKLFLFAGIGLGIVVVGVALALFVLKPMLAGSGDNADKTTQVDGKSAASGEQAAKPEQKKKPRRSGEHGEEGRSLVYAIKDIVVNPAGTGGTRFLSVSFGFELGSPELRSEFEEREAVVRDALITILSSKTVAQLTDAKEKEIARLQIKKRLEQLMTTTDIAGVYYTDFVLQ; via the coding sequence ATGCCTCCTGAAGACGAGAAGACTACAATTGCCGGCAAGGAGGGCGCGTCCAAAGAAACGGCGCCCAAGAAAGGCAAGGGCAAGCTGTTCTTGTTCGCTGGAATCGGTCTCGGAATTGTCGTTGTCGGGGTCGCGCTGGCGCTGTTTGTACTCAAGCCGATGCTGGCCGGATCTGGTGATAACGCTGACAAGACCACCCAAGTGGATGGCAAGTCTGCCGCATCGGGTGAGCAGGCGGCGAAACCCGAACAGAAGAAGAAACCGCGCAGGAGCGGGGAGCATGGCGAAGAGGGCCGATCCCTCGTCTATGCCATCAAGGATATCGTGGTGAATCCGGCTGGTACTGGCGGCACCCGGTTTCTATCAGTGTCATTCGGTTTTGAGCTTGGCTCGCCCGAGCTGCGCTCGGAATTCGAGGAGCGCGAAGCGGTGGTCCGTGATGCGCTGATCACCATACTGTCGTCCAAGACTGTCGCCCAGCTCACCGATGCCAAAGAAAAGGAAATCGCGCGCCTGCAGATCAAAAAGCGCCTCGAGCAGTTGATGACCACTACTGACATTGCCGGCGTGTATTACACCGATTTCGTACTGCAATAG
- a CDS encoding flagellar FlbD family protein: MIRVTRISDAELVINADLIEFVEAIPETMITLTTGKKIMVRESVDEIIQRVAEFKRMATARVHSPGDAGVADRR; the protein is encoded by the coding sequence ATGATACGTGTTACCCGCATAAGCGACGCCGAGTTGGTAATCAATGCCGACTTGATTGAGTTTGTCGAGGCGATTCCCGAGACCATGATCACGCTCACGACGGGCAAGAAGATCATGGTGCGGGAGTCGGTGGATGAAATCATCCAGCGGGTGGCGGAGTTCAAGCGGATGGCGACAGCCCGGGTGCACAGCCCGGGCGACGCCGGAGTAGCCGATAGGAGATAA
- a CDS encoding flagellar hook-basal body complex protein has protein sequence MMASLFAGVSGLKNHQVKMNVIGNNIANVNTIGFKPGRVNFQEALVQTTKGAGRPSSIMGGTNPQQLGLGMQVGTIDNMFLQGGLETTGQITDMAIQGAGFFILSDGNNNTFYTRAGSFGFDAGSNLVDPATGLFVQGKMADSSGNIPSLATTGSIMLPFGQQDPAKPTEVIRMANNIDVTASDSLASLYSAGSSGVAEVSGYALDGVGGQHVIEITGTQAVNASFTGSTLGNAGDGSNTQVAALGPNMTLGSLGVTIFDDFGIAVDGGSEQRVSGLTASSTVQDLLNGINQISGLTAEIVGGQIRITRDKAGDNLQYYFQNMTAGQVTLHANGGAIAGNIAGVLFGLNGTTFQSAGGAATTFQATDTFTPSRGFGAATGPVTSLLDLVFDERTGLVIGLSGLGGGGVEIKTDSSGLRATSGNSLIIDTEDTLHAASINVFDSQGGKHTLTIEFFKSIIPNRWEWSASTLGVEEVTAGQYGYVSFNRDGSLNAFEYFGGADSITIDPRNGAEQMDIRVDAGSISSFDGLTGFSGNHTASIINQDGYGLGLLDKIAIDESGNISGIFTNGVTRILAQIMLADFNNQAGLVKAGRSLFQESPNSGDAIEGVAGATISGRITSGALESSAVDIAQEFTGMITAQRGFQANARIITTSDQMLDELVNLKR, from the coding sequence ATGATGGCATCATTGTTTGCTGGTGTTTCCGGGCTTAAGAACCACCAGGTGAAGATGAACGTAATCGGCAACAACATTGCCAACGTTAACACCATCGGTTTCAAGCCTGGTCGCGTGAATTTTCAGGAAGCGCTCGTTCAGACCACCAAAGGGGCGGGCCGCCCAAGCTCAATCATGGGCGGCACCAACCCGCAGCAGCTCGGCCTCGGGATGCAGGTCGGCACGATTGACAACATGTTCCTCCAGGGAGGCCTGGAGACGACCGGACAGATAACCGATATGGCGATCCAGGGGGCCGGTTTCTTCATCCTCTCGGACGGCAATAACAATACGTTCTACACCCGCGCGGGATCGTTCGGTTTCGATGCGGGTTCCAACCTGGTTGACCCTGCGACCGGCTTGTTTGTGCAGGGTAAGATGGCCGACTCATCGGGAAACATCCCGTCGCTGGCTACCACGGGCAGCATCATGCTTCCGTTTGGCCAGCAGGATCCGGCCAAGCCGACCGAGGTCATTCGGATGGCCAATAACATTGACGTCACCGCGAGCGATTCGCTCGCCTCGCTGTACTCGGCGGGATCATCGGGTGTGGCAGAAGTAAGTGGGTATGCCCTCGATGGTGTCGGCGGGCAGCATGTGATAGAGATCACCGGCACTCAGGCGGTCAATGCGTCGTTTACCGGTTCCACGCTCGGCAATGCCGGCGATGGCTCGAACACGCAGGTGGCGGCGCTGGGGCCGAACATGACGCTCGGCTCCCTGGGTGTGACGATATTTGATGACTTCGGTATTGCGGTCGACGGCGGCAGCGAGCAGAGAGTTTCGGGTCTAACGGCGTCATCCACGGTGCAAGACCTGTTAAATGGTATCAACCAGATCTCGGGCCTGACCGCCGAAATAGTCGGCGGCCAGATACGGATCACGCGCGACAAGGCTGGTGACAACCTGCAGTACTACTTCCAGAATATGACCGCCGGCCAGGTAACGCTTCACGCCAACGGCGGCGCTATCGCGGGCAATATCGCGGGCGTCCTGTTCGGCCTGAACGGCACCACGTTCCAGTCCGCGGGCGGCGCGGCAACCACATTCCAGGCGACCGACACGTTCACACCGTCGCGCGGCTTTGGTGCCGCCACCGGTCCGGTCACGAGCCTCCTCGACTTGGTCTTTGATGAAAGAACCGGTCTGGTGATTGGGCTGTCCGGCCTTGGCGGCGGCGGTGTGGAAATAAAAACCGATTCCTCGGGCCTGAGGGCCACCAGCGGAAATAGCCTGATTATCGATACCGAGGATACTCTACACGCGGCATCGATCAATGTGTTCGATTCGCAGGGCGGCAAGCATACGCTCACGATCGAGTTTTTCAAGTCGATCATCCCCAATCGCTGGGAATGGTCAGCCAGCACGCTGGGTGTTGAGGAAGTTACCGCCGGCCAGTACGGTTACGTGTCGTTCAATCGCGACGGCTCCCTGAATGCGTTCGAGTATTTCGGCGGCGCTGATTCGATTACGATTGATCCGCGCAACGGCGCCGAACAGATGGACATTCGAGTCGACGCCGGTTCGATTTCAAGTTTTGACGGACTGACCGGGTTCTCGGGCAATCACACTGCTTCGATCATCAACCAGGACGGTTACGGGCTGGGACTGCTCGACAAGATCGCGATCGACGAGTCCGGCAATATCTCCGGCATCTTCACTAATGGTGTGACCAGAATCCTGGCGCAGATCATGCTGGCCGATTTCAACAACCAGGCCGGTCTGGTGAAGGCCGGGCGGTCCTTGTTCCAGGAATCGCCGAACTCGGGCGATGCCATTGAAGGTGTTGCCGGTGCGACCATCTCAGGCCGCATTACCTCCGGCGCGCTGGAATCATCGGCCGTGGATATCGCCCAGGAGTTTACGGGCATGATCACGGCCCAGCGTGGTTTCCAGGCCAACGCCCGAATTATCACCACGTCGGACCAGATGCTCGACGAGCTGGTAAACCTGAAGAGATAG
- a CDS encoding TIGR02530 family flagellar biosynthesis protein: MANAVKINNYTRPVDLLEIAQRDKASRAQKSGSVSFKEMFSLELASGREVVFSKHASQRLHSRGIELTAEQLSRISEAVDKASAKGSRETLILTDDAALVVSVANRTVITAFDREHLREGVVTSIDSAVII, from the coding sequence ATGGCAAACGCGGTCAAAATAAATAACTACACCAGGCCGGTGGACCTGCTCGAGATCGCCCAGCGCGACAAGGCGAGCCGGGCCCAGAAGAGCGGTTCGGTATCATTCAAGGAAATGTTCTCTCTGGAACTGGCCTCCGGGCGGGAAGTAGTCTTCTCCAAACATGCCAGTCAGCGTCTGCACTCAAGGGGAATCGAGCTTACGGCGGAGCAGTTGAGCCGCATATCTGAAGCAGTCGACAAGGCCTCCGCCAAGGGTTCGCGCGAGACGCTGATACTCACCGATGATGCCGCGCTGGTGGTTTCGGTGGCCAATCGAACGGTAATAACAGCGTTCGATCGCGAACACCTGCGCGAGGGTGTGGTGACCTCGATCGATTCCGCGGTGATTATTTGA
- a CDS encoding flagellar hook capping FlgD N-terminal domain-containing protein, protein MSFVSPVRVDASGVERKTGSQQMLGKDDFLQLLVTKLQYQDPLKPMEDEDFIAQLAQFSSLEQMNNIAEGIESSNQWDFLQMQSLNNVMASGLIGREVTADFSGVYLDSSNQPKISYTLSSHAAEIEFEVTDSQGNLVATITEKNIGPGAHTVRWDGKDNLGNRAPEGYYTIKAAATGSDDSAFTPTLQVIGVVTTITYRDGAAYVMINGTEISLGDIRSVGQPDND, encoded by the coding sequence ATGTCGTTTGTATCACCAGTCAGAGTCGACGCCTCCGGTGTCGAGCGCAAAACCGGCAGCCAGCAGATGCTGGGCAAGGACGATTTCCTTCAACTGCTGGTGACCAAGCTGCAGTACCAGGATCCGCTGAAGCCGATGGAGGACGAGGACTTTATCGCGCAGCTGGCGCAGTTTTCATCGCTGGAACAGATGAATAATATCGCCGAGGGAATCGAATCGTCCAACCAGTGGGATTTCCTGCAGATGCAGTCGCTCAATAATGTCATGGCCTCGGGACTTATCGGCCGCGAGGTCACCGCCGATTTCAGCGGCGTCTATCTTGACAGCAGCAACCAGCCGAAGATTTCGTATACGCTGTCCAGTCACGCGGCCGAGATCGAATTCGAAGTTACCGACAGCCAGGGGAACCTTGTCGCCACCATTACCGAAAAGAACATCGGGCCGGGCGCGCACACGGTGCGCTGGGACGGCAAGGATAATCTCGGTAACAGAGCGCCCGAAGGGTACTACACGATAAAAGCGGCCGCCACCGGTTCCGACGATTCGGCCTTCACGCCGACCCTGCAAGTAATCGGTGTGGTGACGACAATTACCTATCGCGACGGTGCCGCCTATGTGATGATAAACGGCACTGAAATCTCACTAGGCGATATCCGTTCGGTTGGGCAACCTGATAACGACTAA
- a CDS encoding flagellar hook-length control protein FliK, protein MLPVTTNILDQLLGGFETNPLASAGLTGASDKAAPGGLLFGELMAQLFANAAPEATPHNNKIINSLFPSIDQPAAQDGAPAGLTVYSDTLIETNPTPLPLLPLDLHSVTSIELSSNADLPRAPILPAALRAEISPAQFELPAMPQTITGAELPAGVYNILDARVDGGQIVLIATVPDSAAEPVRISVPVQMVQQALTERTQRVDWAAGDPWSAVPVSSAEKLAVNPLDTLLRNLNLRTLEISNAADLPPAKSDPAGVGISLITENSGTRLTLFPRSAGRNTTQAIAVRSPLDSISSLEPSDITFPADHPDSQVPATQLEAEVVMPQNKVVAEQKFNLSERLMTSLKWESPSSTFQTAPSANDTGANNVHATPRQTLSPTVKLTLPEAIHRPLFSTGQTIMIKIEPEHLGPARLNLSVRDHMVTARVTVDTPLAKAAVERSLDQLTEQLSRAGFDVDRIDVMLSDHGSRDQFFDRRPLWSHGHKLQDRREADQFDASSVVSPSQSMMAVRQYVEHDGVNVLA, encoded by the coding sequence ATGTTGCCGGTGACCACTAACATACTCGACCAACTGCTCGGCGGTTTTGAAACCAATCCGCTCGCCTCTGCAGGATTGACCGGTGCTTCCGATAAGGCGGCGCCCGGCGGGCTGTTGTTCGGTGAACTGATGGCGCAATTGTTTGCGAACGCCGCACCGGAAGCCACTCCGCACAATAATAAGATCATCAATAGTCTGTTCCCGTCAATTGACCAGCCGGCTGCACAGGATGGGGCTCCGGCTGGTCTGACGGTGTATTCGGACACATTAATAGAAACAAACCCTACCCCGTTGCCACTGCTCCCTCTCGACCTTCACTCGGTGACGAGTATCGAATTATCGTCGAACGCGGATTTGCCTCGAGCGCCGATTCTTCCGGCGGCCCTGAGGGCGGAGATATCTCCGGCGCAGTTTGAATTGCCTGCTATGCCTCAGACAATCACTGGAGCAGAGCTCCCGGCCGGAGTCTATAACATTTTAGACGCTCGCGTTGACGGCGGGCAGATCGTGTTAATAGCGACTGTGCCCGATTCCGCCGCTGAGCCGGTGCGTATCTCTGTCCCGGTACAGATGGTCCAGCAGGCTCTGACCGAGAGAACTCAAAGAGTCGATTGGGCTGCCGGTGATCCATGGAGTGCGGTACCGGTCTCAAGCGCTGAGAAGCTGGCGGTCAACCCACTCGATACGCTGCTGAGGAACCTGAACCTCAGGACACTTGAGATCAGTAATGCAGCCGATCTGCCGCCGGCGAAATCAGATCCCGCAGGCGTCGGTATATCGTTGATCACCGAAAACAGCGGCACGCGTCTAACCCTGTTTCCCAGGAGCGCCGGTCGGAACACCACTCAGGCGATCGCAGTCAGATCGCCGCTTGATTCGATTTCGTCGCTCGAGCCTTCCGATATCACATTTCCTGCGGATCATCCTGACTCGCAGGTGCCCGCCACTCAACTGGAAGCCGAAGTGGTGATGCCACAGAACAAGGTCGTTGCCGAACAGAAGTTCAATCTGTCCGAACGCCTCATGACCTCACTCAAGTGGGAGAGTCCGTCGAGCACCTTCCAGACTGCTCCGTCCGCGAATGACACTGGCGCCAACAATGTGCATGCCACACCGCGTCAGACGCTGTCTCCGACTGTCAAGCTAACCCTTCCGGAGGCGATCCACAGACCGCTTTTCTCGACCGGTCAGACCATAATGATCAAAATCGAGCCCGAGCACCTTGGCCCGGCGCGGCTTAATCTCTCGGTGCGGGATCACATGGTAACCGCGCGTGTCACGGTCGATACGCCCCTGGCGAAAGCGGCGGTGGAGCGGTCGCTCGATCAGCTCACCGAACAGTTGTCCCGCGCGGGGTTCGATGTTGATAGGATAGATGTGATGCTGAGTGATCACGGCTCCCGCGATCAGTTCTTCGACAGGCGGCCGCTCTGGTCACACGGCCACAAATTGCAGGACCGCCGCGAGGCCGATCAGTTTGATGCAAGCAGTGTCGTGTCGCCGTCACAGTCCATGATGGCCGTGAGGCAGTATGTCGAACACGACGGTGTAAATGTGCTGGCTTAG
- the mtaB gene encoding tRNA (N(6)-L-threonylcarbamoyladenosine(37)-C(2))-methylthiotransferase MtaB: protein MSGATQKKVSFHTVGCRLNQYETEQMAAALYSYGFRRTTRHERADLCIINTCTVTRRADTANLRLVQKAARENPGAKIVLAGCYVDANAKCVGDIQHVDLTVVNREKSQLAEILSRELSDLFEVEPRCNIGEPLDLFARLNRALLKISDGCDQRCAFCILPRVRGPLKNRPPLEIVDEVRRLRQLGFEEVVLTGVNIGHYRHRTGADEPEARSLAQLCRLILDETDLPRLRLSSVEPQAIRDELLTLCAESGGRICRHFHIPLQSGSSRLLRLMHRPYDQQTYLNRVDEARATRPNTTIGADIIVGFPGETDRDFAETLALVDSGLLDYLHVFSYSDRPGTAASAMQDKVRPKIVSERRDLLVALSDRLWANAHVRQVGETLGVIAERGRLNRTARYGIADNYINVKLPTDFAGRREIQQVKITSATDGYAEGEVVSPHSTGIPIVPVPLEILSVHTS, encoded by the coding sequence ATGAGCGGCGCGACGCAGAAAAAAGTCTCCTTCCACACCGTAGGGTGCCGGCTCAATCAGTATGAAACTGAGCAAATGGCCGCGGCGCTGTACTCTTATGGCTTTCGCCGAACTACGCGCCACGAACGAGCCGACCTATGTATTATCAACACCTGCACGGTGACCCGCCGCGCCGATACAGCCAATCTCCGGCTCGTGCAGAAGGCGGCGCGGGAGAACCCCGGTGCTAAAATCGTTCTGGCCGGATGCTATGTCGATGCCAACGCCAAGTGTGTCGGCGATATTCAGCATGTTGATCTCACCGTGGTCAACCGCGAGAAGTCTCAGCTTGCCGAAATCCTGTCTCGGGAGTTGTCCGACCTGTTTGAAGTCGAGCCGCGTTGCAACATAGGCGAGCCGCTTGATCTATTCGCGCGGCTCAATCGCGCGTTGTTGAAGATCTCCGACGGGTGCGACCAGCGGTGTGCGTTCTGCATTCTGCCAAGAGTGAGAGGTCCACTGAAGAACCGTCCGCCGCTGGAGATAGTCGACGAAGTTCGCCGGTTGCGGCAGCTTGGATTTGAAGAAGTGGTATTGACCGGCGTTAATATTGGACATTACCGGCATCGCACAGGCGCGGATGAGCCTGAGGCGCGTTCACTCGCGCAGTTGTGCCGGTTGATTTTGGATGAAACCGACCTGCCGCGCTTGCGACTGTCGTCGGTCGAGCCGCAGGCGATACGCGACGAGCTGCTTACTCTATGCGCCGAATCGGGAGGTCGAATCTGCCGGCACTTCCATATCCCTCTGCAATCGGGGTCATCGCGGCTGCTTCGGCTGATGCATCGGCCCTACGACCAACAAACGTATCTGAATCGCGTGGATGAGGCCCGCGCGACCCGTCCCAATACGACTATCGGTGCGGATATCATTGTCGGCTTTCCCGGCGAGACCGACCGTGACTTTGCGGAAACTCTCGCATTGGTCGATTCCGGCCTGCTTGACTATCTGCACGTGTTCAGCTACTCGGATCGCCCCGGCACGGCGGCCTCGGCGATGCAGGACAAGGTTCGGCCGAAGATTGTCAGCGAGCGACGAGACCTGCTTGTCGCGCTTTCCGATCGCCTTTGGGCAAACGCCCATGTGCGGCAGGTGGGGGAGACTCTGGGGGTGATCGCTGAGCGCGGAAGGCTAAACCGCACCGCCCGTTACGGTATCGCCGATAACTATATCAACGTGAAGCTGCCGACCGACTTCGCGGGCAGGCGGGAGATTCAGCAAGTGAAGATCACTTCCGCGACAGATGGGTATGCGGAGGGGGAGGTGGTTTCGCCACACTCGACAGGTATCCCAATCGTTCCGGTTCCTTTGGAAATTCTTTCCGTCCACACATCCTGA